ATAATAGCCACTATAACCGTTAACCTTGTCTGAGTGGAATCCTGATGCAACTTTGGTTTTGATTATCAGAATTTATTCGCAGGTGTAGAGTCGGTAAATGCTGCGATTGCACGATAAATCAGTGAGAAAGTAACGCGAAAAGTAGATAACTATTTTATCAGGGATTAATGATAAACATGCAACTAAGTACACCTACAACGATTTATCAGCAGGCGCTTGATGCTGGCGACTACCAGCCTGACGATGTACAAAGACGCGCTGTTGCACAGTTGGACCAAATTTATCATGCACTCATGCAACGTCAGCCTGAGCCACCCGCTGGGGGGGGGATTCGTGGGCGGTTGAACTGTTTGATAGGCCGAGGCTCATCAAAAACGGCCATACGTCCGGTGCAGGGCTTATATATGTGGGGCGGCGTTGGGCGCGGTAAAACTTGGCTGATGGATATGTTTTTCCACAGTTTGCCAGGCGAACGTAAACTTCGGCTGCATTTTCACCGTTTTATGCTGCGGGTACATCAAGAACTGGCGGAGCTGCAAGGGCATGAAAATCCGTTAGAAATCATTGCTGATCACTTCAAGACGCAGACTGATGTACTGTGCTTTGATGAGTTTTTCGTGACTGATATTACCGATGCCATGCTGTTAGCAACATTGCTAGACGCCTTATTTTCAAGAGGCATTACACTGGTCGCAACCTCCAATATTCCGCCCGATAACTTGTATCAAAATGGCTTACAGCGCGCTCGCTTCGTGCCTGCAATTGGATTGATTAAGCAGTATTGCGATGTGATGAATGTCGACGCGGGTATTGATTACCGTTTGCGCACCCTGACGCAAGCCAATCTTTATCTGGCCCCATTGAATTCGCAGACCGAGCAGGTTATGGGCGAAATGTTTGTCAAATTGGCGGGTAAAGAGGGCGAACCTACGCCGGTGTTGGAAGTCAATCACCGGCCATTACCGGCGATTTGTGCGGGACAGGGGGTTTTGGCGGTAGATTTCCATACGTTGTGCGAAGAAGCACGTAGCCAGTTGGATTACATTGCACTGTCGAAGATCTATCACACGGTATTGCTGCACAATGTTCACTGTATGGCGACGGTACGTGATGAAAATACGGCTCGGCGCTTTTTGGCGTTAGTCGATGAGTTTTACGAACGAAGAGTCAAATTGATCATTTCTGCTGAAGCATCCATGTTTGAGATTTATCGCGGTGAGCACCTTAAATTCGAATATCAGCGCTGTTTATCTCGGTTACAAGAGATGCAGAGTGAAGAGTACCTTGCTTTACCGCATCTGCCGTAATCATGTCATTTAAGGCATGGCGGCACGTAAAATACTCAGCACCTGTGTATTGCAATATTTGTGCATTGTCAGCCACCTTCGCCGCTTTAAGTGCGGCGAGGATATTCACTTTTGGCGTATTAAAATGCTACTCTATCGCGGGTGATTTTCCTTCGCCTTTACTTAGCATGTTTAATTTATACCTTTCTCGTCAAAAACAGTTCGATCTTTAACGTCGACTTCTCT
The window above is part of the Yersinia massiliensis genome. Proteins encoded here:
- the zapE gene encoding cell division protein ZapE; this translates as MQLSTPTTIYQQALDAGDYQPDDVQRRAVAQLDQIYHALMQRQPEPPAGGGIRGRLNCLIGRGSSKTAIRPVQGLYMWGGVGRGKTWLMDMFFHSLPGERKLRLHFHRFMLRVHQELAELQGHENPLEIIADHFKTQTDVLCFDEFFVTDITDAMLLATLLDALFSRGITLVATSNIPPDNLYQNGLQRARFVPAIGLIKQYCDVMNVDAGIDYRLRTLTQANLYLAPLNSQTEQVMGEMFVKLAGKEGEPTPVLEVNHRPLPAICAGQGVLAVDFHTLCEEARSQLDYIALSKIYHTVLLHNVHCMATVRDENTARRFLALVDEFYERRVKLIISAEASMFEIYRGEHLKFEYQRCLSRLQEMQSEEYLALPHLP